Proteins from a genomic interval of Geodermatophilus obscurus DSM 43160:
- a CDS encoding intradiol ring-cleavage dioxygenase has translation MQHPPQDRTPTYEGRSLPRPDEELVDQGLGFDVGTLLSRRRLLVLGLGAASVGLAACGGGGSTSSSASSSSAASSAYEIPDETAGPYPGDGSNGPDVLEQIGIVRSDIRSSFGEFSGTAEGVPMTLELTIADLADGGVPFEGVAVYVWHCTREGGYSLYSSGIEDQNYLRGVQVADADGLVRFTSVFPACYDGRWPHVHFEVYPDQAAITDSANAIATSQVALPQDACEAVYATAGYEASVADLSRVSLSSDNVFGDDGGAGQLATVTGDVTGGYTVRLAVGVDTGTTPTGGGLGGDGAPSGVPGGGPGGTPPTGAPPARPSD, from the coding sequence GTGCAGCACCCGCCACAGGACCGGACGCCCACCTACGAGGGGCGGTCACTGCCTCGACCCGACGAGGAACTGGTCGACCAGGGGCTCGGCTTCGACGTCGGCACCCTGCTCAGCCGCCGCCGGCTGCTGGTCCTCGGCCTGGGTGCGGCATCGGTGGGGCTGGCGGCCTGCGGCGGGGGCGGCTCGACGAGTTCGTCGGCGTCGTCGTCCTCTGCCGCGTCCTCGGCGTACGAGATCCCCGACGAGACCGCGGGCCCGTATCCGGGCGACGGCTCCAACGGGCCGGACGTGCTGGAGCAGATCGGCATCGTGCGCAGCGACATCCGCTCCAGCTTCGGGGAGTTCAGCGGCACCGCCGAGGGCGTGCCGATGACGCTGGAGCTGACCATCGCCGACCTCGCGGACGGCGGGGTGCCCTTCGAAGGCGTCGCCGTCTACGTCTGGCACTGCACCCGCGAGGGCGGCTACTCGCTGTACTCCTCGGGCATCGAGGACCAGAACTACCTGCGGGGCGTGCAGGTCGCCGACGCCGACGGCCTGGTCCGCTTCACGAGCGTCTTCCCGGCCTGCTACGACGGGCGCTGGCCGCACGTCCACTTCGAGGTCTACCCGGACCAGGCCGCCATCACCGACTCCGCGAACGCCATCGCCACCTCGCAGGTCGCGCTGCCGCAGGACGCCTGCGAGGCGGTCTACGCGACTGCGGGTTACGAGGCGTCGGTGGCCGACCTGTCGCGGGTCAGCCTGTCCAGCGACAACGTGTTCGGGGACGACGGCGGCGCCGGCCAGCTGGCCACCGTGACCGGCGATGTCACCGGCGGCTACACCGTGCGTCTGGCGGTCGGCGTCGACACCGGCACGACGCCGACCGGCGGTGGACTGGGCGGTGACGGCGCGCCCTCCGGCGTCCCCGGCGGGGGTCCTGGCGGCACCCCGCCGACCGGCGCACCACCCGCCCGGCCGAGCGACTGA
- a CDS encoding GNAT family N-acetyltransferase, giving the protein MTTRPLTAGDGELLRTATLANLNWTGEQRFTSHDVDETPELRHYCEFRPERGDLGFVAETRGSVVGVVWALLLAADDPGYGFVADGVPELSLRVWPGHRGRGIGGGLLRRALEEARRRGLARVSLSVEAGNPSVHLYRSVGFSPVPGAADGTMAVDL; this is encoded by the coding sequence GTGACCACTCGCCCGCTCACCGCCGGCGACGGCGAGCTGCTGCGGACGGCGACCCTGGCCAACCTGAACTGGACGGGGGAGCAGCGGTTCACCTCCCACGACGTCGACGAGACCCCCGAGCTGCGCCACTACTGCGAGTTCCGGCCTGAGCGCGGCGACCTCGGGTTCGTGGCCGAGACCCGGGGCTCGGTGGTGGGCGTGGTCTGGGCGCTGTTGCTCGCCGCCGACGACCCGGGCTACGGGTTCGTCGCGGACGGCGTCCCGGAGCTCAGCCTCCGCGTGTGGCCCGGCCACCGCGGGCGCGGGATCGGCGGCGGGCTGCTGCGCCGGGCGCTCGAGGAGGCCCGCCGGCGGGGGCTGGCACGGGTCAGCCTCAGCGTCGAGGCCGGGAACCCCTCCGTGCACCTCTACCGCTCGGTCGGCTTCTCCCCGGTGCCGGGCGCCGCCGACGGGACCATGGCCGTCGACCTGTGA
- a CDS encoding zinc-dependent alcohol dehydrogenase — MRAMVYRGPYKVRVEEKDVPAIEHPNDAIVRVTLAAICGSDLHLYHGLMPDTRIGHTFGHEFIGVVEQVGSSVQSLQVGDRVMVPFNIFCGSCWYCARGLYSNCHNVNPNATAVGGIYGYSHTTGGYDGGQSQYVRVPFADVGPVRIPDWMHDEDAVLLTDAAATGYFGAQLGDIAEGDTVVVLGAGPVGLIAAQSSWLMGAGRVIVVDHLQERLEKARTMAYAETLDYDEYDDVVVELKKQTDYLGADVVIEAAGAEADGNFLQQVTGTKLKLQGGSPVALNWAIDGVRKGGTISVVGAYGPIPNAVKFGDALNKGLTLRMNQTPVKRQWPRMFEHVRNGHLTPRAMVTHRFPLEHIAEAYHVFSAKLDGCIKPLVLPDAA; from the coding sequence ATGCGGGCCATGGTCTACCGGGGTCCCTACAAGGTGCGGGTCGAGGAGAAGGACGTCCCCGCCATCGAGCACCCCAACGACGCGATCGTGCGGGTCACGCTGGCCGCGATCTGCGGCTCGGACCTGCACCTGTACCACGGCCTCATGCCGGACACCCGGATCGGGCACACCTTCGGCCACGAGTTCATCGGCGTCGTGGAGCAGGTCGGGTCCTCGGTCCAGAGCCTGCAGGTCGGCGACCGGGTGATGGTGCCCTTCAACATCTTCTGCGGCTCCTGCTGGTACTGCGCCCGGGGCCTGTACTCCAACTGCCACAACGTCAACCCGAACGCCACCGCGGTCGGCGGCATCTACGGCTACTCGCACACCACCGGCGGCTACGACGGCGGTCAGTCGCAGTACGTCCGCGTCCCGTTCGCCGACGTCGGCCCGGTGCGGATCCCCGACTGGATGCACGACGAGGACGCCGTCCTGCTGACCGACGCGGCGGCGACCGGGTACTTCGGCGCACAGCTGGGCGACATCGCCGAGGGCGACACGGTCGTCGTCCTCGGTGCCGGGCCGGTCGGGCTGATCGCCGCCCAGTCCTCGTGGCTGATGGGCGCGGGCCGGGTGATCGTCGTCGACCACCTGCAGGAGCGGTTGGAGAAGGCGCGGACGATGGCCTACGCCGAGACCCTGGACTACGACGAGTACGACGACGTCGTGGTCGAGCTGAAGAAGCAGACCGACTACCTCGGCGCCGACGTCGTCATCGAGGCGGCGGGCGCGGAGGCCGACGGGAACTTCCTGCAGCAGGTGACCGGGACCAAGCTCAAGCTGCAGGGCGGCTCCCCGGTCGCGCTGAACTGGGCGATCGACGGGGTGCGCAAGGGCGGCACCATCTCCGTCGTCGGCGCCTACGGGCCGATCCCCAACGCGGTGAAGTTCGGCGACGCGCTCAACAAGGGGCTCACCCTGCGGATGAACCAGACGCCGGTGAAGCGCCAGTGGCCGCGGATGTTCGAGCACGTGCGCAACGGCCACCTGACGCCGCGGGCGATGGTCACCCACCGGTTCCCGCTGGAGCACATCGCCGAGGCCTACCACGTGTTCTCCGCCAAGCTCGACGGCTGCATCAAGCCGCTGGTCCTGCCCGACGCCGCCTGA
- a CDS encoding reverse transcriptase family protein, translating to MGTTRGAWGPRSTDSGVPVRARPRHPVVSSTDVADAATVAPCAAGRAGRPASAGLPGATPGQRGEQATASAATRSAPRTAWRLPQGEAASPAGHAGDDRHPVLPHGLGHRHGAAGRAGVAAGDGPPGRRRPRLRAGAALDRHGRRRGARRVRHGAGRPAAGAGPVRRGHAGLGGHRGPAPRRPPAAGGHRRGARPLRRHPSAGRRRGRPAAGPRPGRARLVEVRGLERTVDDPLRHYRWHAVERRGRLRLAAEPKPRLKEAQRRLLRHVPTPVPVHDAAHGCIPGRSVRTAAALHAGRAVVLGMDLEEFLAPVPAPRVRGLLRGTAGLTEPVAQLVTALVTTTAPAPVWRALPVPTGADARERHRRLGTRLARPHLPQGAPTSPALANLVCFRLDRRLAGLAATAGARYTGYVDDLTFSGDRRIRGDRFAALVTEVAAEEGFRVNPAKTRVAGAGSRQRVLGAVVNARPTLPRPERDALRALLHNCARHGWAGQTRGHDPATFREHVLGRVAWAASLDPVLGERLQTLAARIDWS from the coding sequence GTGGGAACCACCCGGGGAGCGTGGGGGCCCCGTTCGACGGACTCGGGGGTGCCCGTACGGGCACGACCGCGCCACCCGGTGGTGAGCAGCACGGATGTCGCCGACGCCGCTACGGTGGCCCCGTGCGCGGCGGGGAGGGCAGGACGACCGGCGTCAGCCGGTCTCCCCGGGGCAACCCCGGGGCAACGCGGCGAGCAGGCCACGGCGTCAGCCGCCACCAGGAGCGCTCCACGCACGGCATGGCGACTCCCTCAGGGAGAGGCTGCCTCCCCCGCCGGGCACGCCGGTGACGATCGGCACCCGGTCCTCCCTCACGGCCTCGGGCACCGCCACGGCGCTGCTGGCCGGGCCGGGGTCGCGGCGGGGGATGGTCCGCCGGGTCGCCGTCGCCCTCGGCTTCGCGCGGGCGCCGCGCTGGATCGGCACGGTCGTCGACGAGGTGCTCGCCGCGTACGTCACGGCGCCGGTCGACCGGCCGCGGGAGCTGGCCCTGTTCGTCGCGGCCACGCAGGGCTGGGAGGGCACCGGGGCCCCGCGCCGCGTCGTCCGCCGGCAGCCGGTGGCCACCGCCGTGGCGCGCGACCGCTTCGGCGTCACCCCTCTGCCGGACGCCGCCGCGGTCGCCCGGCTGCTGGACCCCGACCAGGCCGAGCTCGCCTGGTCGAGGTCCGCGGCCTGGAGCGCACGGTCGATGACCCGCTGCGCCACTACCGCTGGCACGCGGTCGAGCGCCGCGGCCGGCTGCGGCTGGCCGCCGAGCCCAAGCCGCGGCTCAAGGAGGCCCAGCGGCGGCTGCTGCGGCACGTGCCCACCCCGGTCCCGGTGCACGACGCCGCCCACGGCTGCATCCCCGGCCGGTCGGTGCGGACGGCGGCCGCACTGCACGCCGGCCGTGCCGTCGTCCTCGGCATGGATCTCGAGGAGTTTCTCGCCCCGGTCCCTGCCCCGCGGGTCCGGGGCCTGCTGCGGGGCACCGCGGGGCTGACCGAGCCGGTCGCCCAGCTGGTCACCGCCCTGGTGACCACGACCGCGCCAGCGCCGGTGTGGCGGGCGCTGCCGGTACCGACCGGGGCGGACGCACGGGAGCGGCACCGGCGACTGGGCACGCGGCTGGCCAGGCCGCACCTGCCGCAGGGCGCCCCGACCTCGCCGGCGCTGGCCAACCTGGTGTGCTTCCGTCTCGACCGCCGGCTGGCCGGCCTCGCCGCGACCGCCGGCGCCCGCTACACCGGCTACGTCGACGACCTGACCTTCTCCGGCGACCGGCGGATCCGGGGTGACCGGTTCGCCGCGCTGGTCACCGAGGTCGCCGCCGAGGAGGGCTTCCGGGTCAACCCGGCCAAGACCCGGGTGGCCGGCGCCGGATCCCGGCAGCGGGTGCTCGGCGCGGTCGTCAACGCCCGGCCCACGCTGCCCCGGCCGGAGCGCGACGCGCTGCGCGCGCTGCTGCACAACTGCGCCCGGCACGGCTGGGCCGGCCAGACCCGCGGGCACGACCCGGCGACCTTCCGCGAGCACGTACTCGGCCGCGTGGCCTGGGCCGCCTCCCTCGACCCGGTCCTCGGCGAGCGGCTGCAGACCCTGGCCGCGCGCATCGACTGGAGCTGA
- a CDS encoding DUF1540 domain-containing protein — protein sequence MPQVQDCAVSSCSYNAEHSCHAGAITVGGDHAHCGTFVEISFRGGLDRNGMVGACHRADCVHNDKLECHAPSVRVGPGTDAADCLTYEAR from the coding sequence ATGCCCCAGGTTCAGGACTGCGCCGTCAGCAGCTGCTCGTACAACGCCGAGCACAGCTGTCACGCGGGCGCGATCACGGTGGGCGGCGACCACGCCCACTGCGGCACCTTCGTGGAGATCAGCTTCCGCGGCGGTCTCGACCGCAACGGGATGGTCGGCGCCTGCCACCGCGCCGACTGCGTGCACAACGACAAGCTGGAGTGCCACGCCCCGAGCGTGCGCGTCGGGCCGGGCACCGACGCCGCCGACTGCCTCACCTACGAAGCCAGGTGA
- a CDS encoding ATP-binding protein, giving the protein MVVQTGPAATGAERASGGAAPHGVLVVVGGLPGSGKTTLLRRLVAERAPEVVGLDSEDVAARVQAAGVRVPYRLIRPLVHAWHRVRVLRVVSGPAPVVVLTDPWTRPWWRSAVLRAARRAGRSVRLVLLDASRELAESGQAARGRSVPARSMRRHASRWDSLLQTVAEPAGGAGTDPVTVVDRVRADRLTLADVLGRPAA; this is encoded by the coding sequence GTGGTGGTGCAGACCGGCCCGGCCGCCACAGGGGCCGAACGGGCCTCGGGTGGTGCGGCTCCGCACGGCGTCCTGGTGGTCGTCGGCGGGCTCCCGGGCAGTGGCAAGACGACGCTGCTGCGCCGGCTGGTGGCCGAGCGGGCGCCCGAGGTCGTCGGCCTGGACTCCGAGGACGTCGCCGCACGGGTGCAGGCGGCGGGCGTGCGCGTCCCGTACCGCCTGATCCGGCCGCTGGTGCACGCCTGGCACCGGGTCCGGGTGCTCCGCGTCGTCTCCGGGCCCGCGCCGGTCGTCGTCCTCACCGACCCCTGGACCCGGCCGTGGTGGCGGTCCGCCGTGCTGCGCGCCGCGCGGCGCGCCGGGCGCTCGGTGCGGCTGGTGCTGCTCGACGCGTCACGGGAGCTCGCCGAGAGCGGGCAGGCCGCCCGCGGGCGGTCCGTCCCGGCGCGGTCGATGCGCCGGCACGCCAGCCGCTGGGACTCCCTGCTGCAGACCGTCGCGGAGCCGGCCGGAGGAGCCGGGACGGACCCGGTGACCGTCGTGGACCGGGTGCGGGCCGACCGCCTCACCCTCGCCGACGTCCTCGGCAGGCCGGCGGCCTGA
- a CDS encoding putative bifunctional diguanylate cyclase/phosphodiesterase, with protein MVTALHERLVAALPQGRHLPEEVWNRRHRAVLRVAAAQAVGLGAMALLLGRSSPTALLLALAVASPLVSTVLPRAGRGLRSAAATASLLTASVVLVHLMGGLTEAHFHFFVMIGLAALYQNWVPFGMALAVVLGHHGVVGTLFPPAVVGHADAQPSPWTCTLVHGAFVMAASLAHLAAWRLNEQQGLRDPLTGLANRTLLLETTARMLAQRPDPTSVLLLDLDDFKDVNDSRGHAVGDQLLSTVGRRIQGCVRSVDQVARLGGDEFAVVVAGSARIAAEVGERVLAALADPVVVDGRALHVRVSIGVADSTSVGDHSAGTLLRNADLAMYLAKSSGKNRVVVYAEGMERAAQTKAELITDLDSAVAEGQFAVHYQPTVELSEGVTTGYEALLRWQHPTRGLVPPLEFIPLAEESGAIVEIGRWVLTEATRQAAQWSRQAGRPIDVAVNLSPRQLLDDDVAAAVRAALDASGLPAGQLTLEVTEGVLIDDVEAVVDTLRALRLLGVRIAIDDFGTGYSSLSYLRRLPADVVKIDRSFVQDLGTGGRSTTLVASIIELARSLHLEVVAEGVETEEQHAVLGRLACSHAQGYLFGRPQPAAVQQPAAAVPVPQPRTEATLAARP; from the coding sequence ATGGTCACCGCACTGCACGAGCGGCTCGTCGCTGCTCTGCCCCAGGGCAGGCACCTGCCCGAGGAGGTCTGGAACCGGCGTCACCGGGCCGTCCTCCGGGTGGCCGCCGCGCAGGCGGTCGGCCTGGGTGCCATGGCGCTGCTGCTCGGCCGGTCGTCCCCGACCGCCCTGCTGCTCGCACTCGCGGTCGCCTCCCCGCTGGTGTCCACCGTGCTGCCCCGGGCCGGCCGCGGGCTGCGCTCGGCGGCGGCCACGGCGTCCCTGCTCACGGCCTCGGTGGTCCTGGTCCACCTGATGGGGGGCCTCACCGAGGCGCACTTCCACTTCTTCGTCATGATCGGGCTCGCGGCGCTGTACCAGAACTGGGTGCCGTTCGGGATGGCCCTGGCCGTCGTCCTCGGCCACCACGGCGTCGTCGGCACGCTGTTCCCGCCCGCGGTGGTCGGGCACGCCGACGCACAGCCCTCGCCGTGGACGTGCACCCTCGTGCACGGGGCGTTCGTGATGGCCGCGAGCCTGGCCCACCTCGCCGCCTGGCGGCTCAACGAGCAGCAGGGGCTGCGCGACCCGCTCACCGGCCTGGCCAACCGCACCCTGCTGCTGGAGACGACAGCCCGGATGCTGGCCCAGCGCCCGGACCCCACCAGCGTGCTGCTCCTCGACCTCGACGACTTCAAGGACGTCAACGACTCCCGCGGGCACGCCGTCGGTGACCAGCTGCTGAGCACCGTCGGCCGGCGGATCCAGGGCTGCGTGCGCTCGGTGGACCAGGTGGCCCGGCTCGGCGGCGACGAGTTCGCCGTCGTGGTCGCCGGATCGGCCCGCATCGCCGCGGAGGTCGGCGAGCGGGTGCTGGCCGCCCTGGCCGACCCGGTCGTCGTCGACGGCCGGGCGCTCCACGTGCGGGTGAGCATCGGCGTCGCCGACTCCACCTCCGTGGGGGACCACTCCGCGGGCACGCTGCTGCGCAACGCCGACCTGGCGATGTACCTGGCCAAGTCCTCGGGCAAGAACCGCGTGGTCGTCTACGCCGAGGGCATGGAGCGGGCCGCCCAGACCAAGGCCGAGCTGATCACCGACCTCGACTCCGCCGTCGCCGAGGGTCAGTTCGCCGTCCACTACCAGCCGACCGTCGAGCTGAGCGAGGGCGTGACCACCGGCTACGAGGCGCTGCTGCGCTGGCAGCACCCCACCCGCGGGCTCGTCCCGCCCCTGGAGTTCATCCCGCTGGCCGAGGAGAGCGGCGCGATCGTCGAGATCGGCCGGTGGGTGCTCACCGAGGCGACCCGCCAGGCCGCGCAGTGGTCGCGGCAGGCCGGCCGGCCGATCGACGTCGCGGTCAACCTCTCCCCCCGCCAGCTGCTCGACGACGACGTGGCCGCGGCCGTGCGCGCGGCGCTGGACGCCAGCGGCCTGCCCGCCGGCCAGCTCACCCTCGAGGTCACCGAGGGCGTGCTCATCGACGACGTGGAGGCGGTGGTCGACACCCTGCGGGCCCTGCGCCTGCTCGGCGTCCGCATCGCCATCGACGACTTCGGCACCGGCTACTCGAGCCTGTCCTACCTGCGCCGGCTGCCCGCGGACGTCGTGAAGATCGACCGGAGCTTCGTGCAGGACCTCGGCACGGGTGGCCGGTCGACGACGCTGGTGGCCTCGATCATCGAGCTCGCCCGCAGCCTGCACCTCGAGGTGGTCGCGGAGGGCGTGGAGACCGAGGAGCAGCACGCCGTCCTCGGCCGGCTGGCCTGCTCGCACGCCCAGGGCTACCTGTTCGGCCGCCCCCAGCCCGCCGCGGTCCAGCAGCCGGCCGCTGCGGTGCCCGTGCCGCAGCCGCGCACGGAGGCCACGCTCGCCGCCCGGCCGTGA
- a CDS encoding DUF1622 domain-containing protein, which produces MEELLVEALGVLVLVPVVEACGAAVIVVGALWAFVRFVVVGLRERDARSFVPVRLTLGRFLALGLEFQLASDVLRTAVAPSFRELGQLAAVAAIRTALNYFLAKEIAEERRQLAEERADEGTGTRQGRAT; this is translated from the coding sequence GTGGAAGAGCTGCTCGTGGAGGCGCTGGGCGTCCTCGTCCTCGTCCCCGTCGTGGAGGCGTGCGGCGCCGCGGTGATCGTCGTCGGAGCGCTGTGGGCGTTCGTCCGCTTCGTCGTCGTCGGCCTGCGCGAGCGGGACGCCCGCTCCTTCGTCCCCGTCCGGCTCACCCTGGGCCGCTTCCTCGCGCTGGGCCTGGAGTTCCAGCTGGCCAGCGACGTGCTGCGGACGGCGGTGGCCCCCAGCTTCCGCGAGCTCGGCCAGCTCGCCGCGGTGGCGGCGATCCGGACGGCGCTGAACTACTTCCTCGCCAAGGAGATCGCCGAGGAACGGCGCCAGCTCGCGGAGGAGCGGGCCGACGAGGGCACCGGGACACGGCAGGGGCGGGCCACGTGA
- a CDS encoding glycerophosphodiester phosphodiesterase: MSPRPTDRVFSAGPAVIGHRGLGCGVVRGHRENTLGSFTAAAALGATWVEADVRRTADDVLVVGHDEVYPDGTRVADVSAAEADRRGTLRLHTLVEQLPLEVGLDVDLKPAIDDSLRPPSRTTAALLAPVVAAEARRRPLLVTSFDPAALHRLRCLEPSLPLGWLTWHCFPLDVAVAACAHMDVDVLVLHVGSLADRGSEAVDPATVAGALPFVHGADRQLVVWCPAPASAGVLLEAGADAVVVDEVPTVLELLGPQHVRTSAGSTVGAGK, translated from the coding sequence GTGTCCCCGCGCCCGACGGACCGCGTGTTCAGCGCCGGCCCGGCGGTCATCGGACACCGGGGCCTGGGCTGCGGGGTCGTCCGCGGCCACCGTGAGAACACCCTGGGGTCGTTCACGGCGGCGGCCGCGCTGGGGGCGACCTGGGTGGAGGCCGACGTCCGGCGGACGGCGGACGACGTCCTGGTGGTGGGGCACGACGAGGTGTACCCGGACGGCACCCGCGTGGCCGACGTCAGCGCGGCGGAGGCCGACCGGCGCGGCACGCTCCGGCTGCACACGCTGGTCGAGCAGCTGCCCCTCGAGGTCGGGCTGGACGTGGACCTCAAGCCCGCGATCGACGACAGCCTGCGACCGCCGTCGCGCACCACCGCGGCCCTGCTCGCGCCCGTCGTGGCCGCCGAGGCGCGTCGCCGCCCGCTGCTGGTCACGTCGTTCGACCCGGCGGCGCTGCACCGGCTGCGCTGCCTGGAGCCCTCGCTGCCGCTGGGCTGGCTCACCTGGCACTGCTTCCCCCTGGACGTCGCGGTCGCCGCCTGCGCGCACATGGACGTCGACGTCCTCGTGCTGCACGTGGGATCGCTCGCGGACCGTGGCTCGGAGGCGGTCGACCCGGCAACCGTTGCCGGGGCGCTGCCGTTCGTCCACGGCGCCGATCGGCAGCTCGTGGTGTGGTGCCCCGCGCCGGCCTCGGCCGGCGTGCTGCTCGAGGCAGGCGCCGACGCGGTGGTGGTGGACGAGGTTCCGACAGTCCTGGAACTCCTCGGACCTCAGCACGTCCGTACGAGCGCCGGGTCGACGGTCGGTGCCGGGAAGTAA
- a CDS encoding rhodanese-like domain-containing protein encodes MTASKPSRSTESTAADIAIQADLFRRTKCELDELQSFHLGQPIEQIEPDSDRCFPAQGPLAYGFVDHVVSRAATLPGGRARSAGPEGGGGRRVAAVVPPVVDPSWLRAHRSEVVLADVRWYLDGRSGRAAYDAGHLPGAVFVDLDRWLAAPADPGAGRHPLPEPEIFAEGMAGLGIGDLDTVVAYDDAGGVVAARLVWMLRATGHEAALLDGGVAAWDGPLEQAAPEPVPAVFTARPWPAERLAGVEDVLDPAAVVIDARDPDRYRGDREPVDPRAGHVPGAVNVPARANLDGSGRFRPVEELRRTFAAAGVTADSDVVSYCGSGVTACHDLLALELAGLPQGRLYAGSWSQYSADPERPMAVGDRPS; translated from the coding sequence CTGACGGCCTCGAAGCCGTCGAGGTCGACGGAGAGCACCGCGGCCGACATCGCAATACAGGCCGACCTGTTCCGGCGCACGAAGTGTGAGCTCGACGAGTTGCAGTCCTTCCACCTCGGGCAGCCGATCGAGCAGATCGAGCCGGACTCCGACCGGTGCTTCCCCGCGCAGGGGCCCCTCGCGTACGGCTTCGTCGACCACGTCGTCAGCCGGGCCGCGACCCTGCCCGGGGGGCGGGCGCGTTCGGCGGGGCCTGAGGGAGGAGGCGGACGTAGGGTCGCCGCCGTGGTGCCTCCCGTCGTCGACCCGTCCTGGCTGCGCGCGCACCGCTCCGAGGTCGTGCTGGCCGACGTGCGCTGGTACCTCGACGGCCGGTCCGGTCGGGCCGCCTACGACGCCGGGCACCTGCCGGGCGCGGTCTTCGTGGACCTCGACCGGTGGCTGGCCGCGCCCGCCGACCCCGGCGCCGGACGCCACCCGCTGCCCGAGCCGGAGATCTTCGCCGAGGGCATGGCCGGGCTCGGCATCGGCGACCTCGACACCGTGGTGGCCTACGACGACGCCGGCGGGGTCGTCGCGGCCCGCCTCGTCTGGATGCTGCGCGCGACCGGGCACGAGGCGGCCCTGCTCGACGGCGGGGTGGCCGCCTGGGACGGTCCGCTGGAGCAGGCCGCGCCCGAACCGGTGCCGGCGGTGTTCACCGCTCGCCCGTGGCCGGCCGAGCGGCTGGCGGGGGTCGAGGACGTCCTCGACCCGGCGGCGGTGGTGATCGACGCCCGCGATCCCGACCGGTACCGCGGCGACCGGGAGCCGGTCGACCCGCGGGCCGGGCACGTGCCCGGGGCGGTCAACGTGCCGGCCCGGGCCAACCTGGACGGCAGCGGCCGCTTCCGCCCCGTCGAGGAGCTGCGCCGGACGTTCGCCGCGGCCGGGGTGACCGCCGACAGCGACGTGGTGTCCTACTGCGGCTCCGGCGTCACGGCCTGCCACGACCTGCTCGCCCTGGAGCTGGCCGGGCTGCCGCAGGGGCGGCTCTACGCCGGGTCGTGGTCGCAGTACAGCGCCGACCCGGAACGGCCGATGGCAGTGGGGGACCGGCCGTCCTGA
- a CDS encoding DUF1622 domain-containing protein, with protein sequence MTAALQEVAGTLALLVTAAALLAGLVALAATRRPAAALPVFLDLLVAAGLLRLAGEPSWQALATAASIILLRRLIGFGLRTGGRTLASTRPDHPARVPDLRRLLRPAWRA encoded by the coding sequence GTGACCGCCGCGCTGCAGGAGGTCGCCGGGACGCTGGCGCTGCTGGTGACCGCGGCGGCGCTGCTGGCCGGCCTGGTGGCGCTGGCCGCGACCCGCCGTCCCGCTGCGGCGCTGCCGGTGTTCCTCGACCTGCTCGTCGCGGCCGGCCTGCTGCGGCTGGCCGGCGAACCGAGCTGGCAGGCGCTCGCCACCGCCGCGTCGATCATCCTGCTGCGCCGGCTCATCGGGTTCGGCCTGCGCACCGGCGGGCGGACCCTGGCCTCGACGCGGCCGGACCACCCGGCTCGGGTGCCGGACCTGCGCCGGCTGCTGCGCCCGGCCTGGCGCGCCTGA
- a CDS encoding beta-carotene 15,15'-dioxygenase, Brp/Blh family, with product MTPLAAPARAATAVSGAAVVAVLVVELAVPGGWGDAAWVVLVAGLLLGLPHGAVDHLVPATRLRWPLSRVAVFAAGYAALAAGAWLAFRAWPGPALLVFVVVSAWHFGTGETAFADLRAGRPVRRRATAALVVGAVVLLVPLARGTAETAAVVAAVVPGSDGTLPPGVRTAVLAAVLPAAALLAVELVRRRHRLEAVELAGLVVLVLVVPPLAAFGVYFGCWHSVRHVARVVAEDPGSTADLAAGRIGRPLRRFAVRAALPTAAVLGVLWLLWSAAGGWRALVATDLPLLAALTLPHVLVVGWLDAAPPPPAREGLRPPACRGRRRG from the coding sequence GTGACGCCCCTCGCCGCCCCGGCCCGGGCCGCGACGGCGGTCTCGGGCGCGGCGGTGGTCGCCGTCCTCGTCGTCGAGCTCGCCGTCCCCGGCGGGTGGGGCGACGCCGCGTGGGTCGTGCTCGTCGCCGGCCTGCTGCTCGGCCTGCCGCACGGTGCGGTCGACCACCTGGTGCCCGCCACACGGCTGCGCTGGCCGCTGTCCCGGGTGGCCGTCTTCGCCGCCGGTTACGCCGCGCTGGCCGCCGGGGCGTGGCTGGCCTTCCGCGCGTGGCCGGGCCCCGCGCTGCTGGTCTTCGTCGTCGTCTCCGCATGGCACTTCGGCACCGGGGAGACCGCCTTCGCCGACCTGCGCGCCGGCCGCCCGGTGCGGCGCCGGGCGACCGCGGCGCTCGTGGTCGGCGCCGTCGTGCTGCTCGTGCCCCTGGCCCGTGGAACGGCCGAGACGGCGGCGGTCGTCGCGGCCGTCGTCCCCGGCTCCGACGGGACGCTCCCGCCGGGCGTGCGGACGGCGGTGCTCGCGGCCGTGCTGCCGGCCGCGGCGCTCCTGGCGGTGGAGCTGGTGCGGCGGCGGCACCGCCTGGAGGCGGTCGAACTGGCCGGTCTCGTCGTCCTGGTGCTCGTCGTCCCGCCGCTGGCCGCCTTCGGCGTCTACTTCGGGTGCTGGCACTCCGTGCGGCACGTGGCCCGCGTGGTCGCCGAGGACCCCGGCAGCACCGCCGACCTGGCCGCCGGCCGGATCGGCCGGCCGCTGCGCCGCTTTGCGGTCCGGGCCGCGCTGCCGACGGCCGCCGTCCTCGGCGTGCTGTGGCTGCTGTGGTCGGCCGCCGGCGGGTGGCGTGCCCTCGTGGCCACCGACCTGCCGCTGCTGGCCGCGCTGACGTTGCCGCACGTCCTCGTCGTCGGCTGGCTGGACGCCGCTCCCCCGCCGCCGGCCCGGGAAGGCCTCAGGCCGCCGGCCTGCCGAGGACGTCGGCGAGGGTGA